Proteins encoded within one genomic window of Acipenser ruthenus chromosome 32, fAciRut3.2 maternal haplotype, whole genome shotgun sequence:
- the LOC117970334 gene encoding uncharacterized protein LOC117970334: protein MMPCCLRFGITLLLAVLVTEVWTQNPPLGSVRTECQGSVMMMMLEKSFVGKYFRINVIDNKAALVSLSPRLAAQCGYSLTVDFLGNAKFLASVLSCFAQNTNDETYKLTVQISVFSNSAMTSASSYVQSMTCRYSPWAEREILCERNYMEVSVRRGVPLIEPNFVQDDPDWSLAYPEATAADNSIWKIVFHLPANRKTTMTVAQAMTNGYGINTTPTRILVRAAYNSTESQPQVIQTVPMAVLRSTTFYKQRWMVMMVDTAVTCPTDGTAFTEQMITWNVPRVLPPLVPTPQITTLDVQMGVDGRKLDPATIHNRDYKLDVGPQLITVKIPVGADGGYYKSHVLDNTYVISYSIEPMLEHTWQDGPEKTKYTVLHPITTPFMPRPPVVTNNTVPKARVFNVTLGTFLPDVELVKIIVGPETLTVPEANLKGYNVQEHVFPNGSKTYTLQVPFEDPNVKQKVTPPDTRTYILPLTYLLNIVPENTPFTHPAVVEAILKDIIPPTVTGYCDGAAFYTMVTYGNMGRNWIPFVGSRELGGSLLALYKYNANSTNFWMAVPYNSVDATYEVISSSGIRSRLDLTLKDIGTMVVVADFSLSCSFPTKMIDCFTNGTMAALAVKVESVPSLSPSQLTLRDPSCRPLQSDAINAVFYFNVNSCGTTRRFDNNLLTYENEVLFTSYRLRVACHYLVNDTKVVQFLYQNNPAPVVQPGLGDLAVIMRLALDSTYNDFYGARDYPVVKYLRRPLYFEVELLYSRDPQAELFLENCWATYSADRNSSPKWHVVVDSCENSADEYLTIFHPVSSNARVLFPSHLKRFEVKMFSFTSGRDALKGQIYFHCSVVICDSNRPSDSLCSRRCIPGKQRLGRSAEGMDGGAVKAFVSSGPVELKRDGSLHFMPRSGQFNVWSLLGAAMGVCSVVVFVAGVVYFWKMPKSVY, encoded by the exons atgatgccgtgttgtcttagatttgg aataacattgctgttagcagtgttagtcactgaagtttggacgcagaacccccctctag gctcggtgaggacagaatgtcaagggagtgttatgatgatgatgttggagaagtcttttgttggaaagtattttcgcatcaatgtgattg acaataaggcggcgcttgtgtccctctctccaagactggctgcacagtgtggatatagcttaaccgttgacttcttgggaaatgccaagttccttgcttctgtgctgagctgctttgctcagaacaca aatgatgagacctacaagctgacagtacaaatcagtgtcttctcaaacagtgctatgacttcagcttcctcctatgttcagagcatgacatgccgctattctccatgggcagagagggagattctgtgtgaaagaaactacatggag gtttctgtgagaagaggtgtgccacttattgagccaaactttgttcaagatgatcctgattggtcccttgcatacccagag gcaactgctgctgacaacagcatctggaaaattgtgttccatctcccagcaaatagaaagacaaccatgactgttgctcaggccatgacaaatggctatggcataaacactacaccaactcgaattctggttagagctgcatacaactccacagaaagccagcctcaggtg atccaaactgtaccaatggctgtgctaagatcaaccaccttttataagcaaagatggatggtcatgatggtggacactgcagttacatgtcctactg atggaacagctttcacagaacagatgattacatggaatgttccccgtgttctacctcctcttgttccgacaccacaaattactacccttgatgttcaaatgggagttgatggccgcaagcttgaccctgcaacgattcataatagagattataaactggatgtcggtcctcagctaatcactgtaaaaattcctgtgggagctgatggtggatattacaag agccatgtattggacaacacctatgtgatctcttactctattgaaccaatgctggagcatacctggcaagatgggcctgagaagaccaagtacacagtacttcatccaataaccactcctttcatgcctcggccaccagttgtcacaaaca acactgttcctaaagccagagtgttcaatgtgaccctggggacattcctgcctgatgtggagctggtcaaaattatagttggaccagagacgttaaccgtgccagaagccaacctaaaaggttataatgtccaggagcatgtctttcccaatggatccaagacctacactctccaggtgccatttgaggaccccaatgtgaagcaaaag gtaactcctccagacaccagaacctacattctgcccctgacctacttgctgaatatagtgccagagaatacaccctttactcatcctgctgtagtcgaagccattctcaaagacatca ttccacctacagtaactggctactgtgatggtgctgcattctataccatggtaacatatggcaacatgggtcgcaactggattccttttgtgggctcaagagaacttggtggaagtctgcttgccctgtacaagtataatgccaactctaccaatttctggatggCTGTGCCATAtaattcagttgatgccacatatgaa gtgatcagttcttcaggcatcagaagcaggcttgacttgaccttgaaggatattgggaccatggttgtggtggctgacttctccctgtcttgcagtttccctacaaagatgattg actgcttcaccaatggaactatggcagctcttgctgtgaaagtggaatctgtccccagcttgtctccaagtcaattaactctaagggatccaagttgccggcctcttcagtctgatgctatcaatgcagttttctactttaatgtcaactcctgtggcacaactagaagg tttgacaacaacctcctgacttatgagaatgaagtgctgttcacatcttaccg gttgagagttgcctgtcactatctggtcaatgacaccaaggtagtacagttcttgtaccagaataatcctgcacctgtagtccagcctggcttgggggaccttgcagtcatcatgcggcttgcattgg attctACCTACAACGACTTCTATGGAGCtcgggattaccctgttgtgaagtacttgcgaagacccttgtattttgaggtagagctcctgtacagcagggatccacaggctgaattgtttttggagaactgctgggcaacctattctgctgacaggaatagctctccaaagtggcatgttgttgtggacag ctgtgagaactctgcagatgagtacttgaccatctttcacccagtctccagcaatgcaagagtgctgttcccttcccatctgaagaggtttgaagtgaaaatgttttccttcacaagcggccgggatgcactgaagggacag atttacttccactgcagtgttgtgatatgtgattcaaaccggccatcggacagcctctgtagcagacggtgcattccaggaaaacagaggcttg gtcgcagtgctgaagggatggatggtggtgcagtaaaggcatttgtgtcttctggcccagttgagctgaagagagatggatcccttcactttatgcctagaagcg gccaattcaatgtgtggtcccttctgggagctgcaatgggtgtgtgttcagtggttgtctttgtagctggagttgtatatttttggaaaatgcccaaaagtgtgtattga